One Sphingobacteruim zhuxiongii DNA window includes the following coding sequences:
- a CDS encoding CsbD family protein: protein MDKLDLKGKWNEMKGKIKQEYADWTDDDLKYEEGKDDELLGRLQQKLGQTREDVITWLKGLG from the coding sequence ATGGATAAGTTAGATTTAAAAGGAAAATGGAACGAGATGAAAGGTAAAATCAAGCAAGAATATGCGGATTGGACTGATGATGATTTGAAGTATGAAGAAGGTAAAGATGATGAGTTATTAGGAAGACTTCAACAAAAGCTCGGACAAACAAGAGAAGATGTTATTACCTGGCTGAAAGGTTTAGGATAA